A part of Miscanthus floridulus cultivar M001 chromosome 6, ASM1932011v1, whole genome shotgun sequence genomic DNA contains:
- the LOC136461685 gene encoding uncharacterized protein: protein MDAPPLPQPHPQRAPSPPPPPQPPAPSRRYGVHFSASSFIQAPLTALLEYSGILRPDPGGGTQQPGTGAGPGEVSIRIVAPGEAGTSSERPEETIVEEEEEDGHATRTRPEEPTPAAGGGEGGRESSSSYQRYDLQQVARWVEQILPFSLLLLVVFIRQHLQGFFVTIWIAAVMFKSNDILRKQTALKRERKIPVLVGITILFVVHVSGFYLCYKNGDLIRPLMMLPPKEIPPFWHAIFIILVNDTMVRQTAMVVKCLLLMYYKNSRGRSYRRQGQMLTIVEYFLLLYRALLPTPVWYRFFLNKEYGSLFSSLTTGLYLTFKLTSVVEKVQSFLTALRALSHKDFHYGSYATSEQVAAAGDLCAICQEKMHVPILLRCKHIFCEDCVSEWFERERTCPLCRALVKPADLRSFGDGSTSLFFQLF from the exons ATGGACGCGCCGCCGCTTCCGCAGCCCCATCCGCAGCGCGCCCCATCACCGCCGCCCCCGCCCCAGCCGCCCGCGCCGTCCAGGAGGTACGGCGTGCACTTCTCGGCGTCCAGCTTCATCCAGGCGCCGCTCACCGCGCTGCTCGAGTACTCCGGCATCCTCCGTCCCGATCCCGGTGGCGGAACCCAACAGCCGGGGACCGGGGCTGGGCCGGGCGAGGTGTCGATCCGGATTGTGGCGCCTGGCGAGGCGGGGACGTCCTCTGAGAGGCCCGAGGAGACGATcgtagaggaggaggaagaggatggacACGCAACGAGGACGCGACCGGAGGAACCGACACCTGCGGCTGGCGGCGGGGAGGGCGGCAGGGAATCCTCGTCGTCGTACCAGCGGTACGACTTACAGCAGGTGGCAAGGTGGGTGGAGCAGATACTGCCCTTCTCACTGCTGCTGCTCGTCGTCTTCATCAGACAACATCTGCAAG GTTTCTTCGTGACAATTTGGATTGCTGCAGTGATGTTCAAGTCCAATGATATCCTGCGTAAGCAGACTGCtctgaag AGGGAGAGAAAAATTCCGGTTCTTGTCGGGATTACAATATTATTTGTTGTTCATGTATCTGGATTTTATTTGTGTTACAAGAATGGGGACCTTATAAGACCTCTCATGATGCTTCCTCCAAAAGAAATACCACCATTTTGGCATGCAATATTCATCATCTTGGTGAATG ATACAATGGTGCGCCAAACTGCTATGGTTGTTAAATGTTTGCTGCTGATGTACTATAAGAACAGTAGAGGCCGTAGCTATCGTAGGCAG GGTCAAATGTTGACGATTGTGGAATATTTTCTACTTTTGTACCGTGCATTATTGCCTACACCTGTGTGGTACCGTTTTTTCCTGAACAAGGAGTATGGAAGCCTATTTTCATCTCTAACCACTGGCTTGTATCTCACTTTCAAGTTGACATCAGTTGTGGAAAAG GTTCAATCATTTTTGACGGCATTGAGAGCATTATCTCATAAAGACTTCCATTATGGTTCATATGCAACAAGTGAGCAG GTTGCTGCTGCTGGAGATTTGTGTGCGATATGCCAAGAAAAGATGCATGTTCCCATCCTTTTGCGCTGCAAACACATCTTTTGTGAAGATTGTGTATCCGAATG GTTTGAGAGGGAGCGAACATGCCCGCTGTGCAGGGCCTTGGTGAAGCCAGCAGACCTCCGGTCGTTCGGTGACGGTTCAACAAGCCTCTTCTTCCAGCTATTCTAA